The window GCCGCTCCCATCATGCAGAAGCAGGGCGGCGGCGTGATCATCAACACGGCCTCGATGGCAGGGCTGTACCCGCATCGGCAGGACGCCGTTTATGGCGCTGCGAAAGGCGGCGTCGTCAACTTCACGCATTCGCTCGCGCACTGGTCCGCCGAGCGCAACATCCGCGTGAACTGCGTATGCCCCGGAATCGTGGACACTCCGCTCGTGCGCCGCGGCCTCGAAGCGGCAACCAGGGCCGGCGTGAAAAGCTGGATGCCCTCGAAGATTATTCAGCCCGAAGAAATCGCCGACGCCGTAGCGCTCCTGGTCCGCGACGATTCCCTATTCGGCTGTACGCTGGAAGTGCGCCCGACGGGCCGCCAGATAGTCGATCCACGGCCCGCTCCCGGCTCGAAGCAGCGCACCAACTAGGCGTTAAGGTCGCGATAGAAGTAGGTCGTGCTGCAGAAGCCGCCTTGCGGCATCAGCGCGTAGTTCGGGATGTCGCCGACACGATGCCATCCGAGGCGCTCGTAGAGGCGGGCGCCGTCGCCGCCAGTAACGGCATCGAGGACCAACAACGTTCGGCCGCACTCGCGCGCCGTAGCTTCGGCCGCCCGCATCAGAGCGGCGCCGAGCCCTTGGCGCCGCGCGCGGCGACGCACCAGCATTTTTGATAGATCCGCGCGATGCGGCTGGTTTTCAGGCAGATCCAAAGTCAATTGGACAGTGCCGCAGATCCCCGAGTCATCTTCGGCGACCAGCAACGCCCGCTCACCGGCGGCGACTCCCACCGCGACGTTCCGCCAGAATGCCACCGCCCGCTCGCGCGACAGCGGATGCATGAAGCTCACGGAGGCTCCGCCTTCGACGCAGTCGATCAACAGATCGGCGAGTTGTTCGATTTGCGTGTCATCCATCGCATGAAGTCGTCTAATAGGCCAGTTCGATTCACTCATGATCCCGCCCACCTACCAACCAGATGCTGAAGCAGTGCGAACCGAATTGAACAACCTCGCCCGCAAAGCGGTAGAGGTCGCGCGGCGCGGCGCTTGCTGTCTTTCTT is drawn from Candidatus Binataceae bacterium and contains these coding sequences:
- a CDS encoding SDR family oxidoreductase, with protein sequence MEIRGKVGVITGGGSGIGRAVSERLAHDGAAIVVADLDAAGGAETVKRIEAAGGKAAFIRADVTKLDDARKMFELAVSKFGRLDILHNNAGIGTGTPGYPDAPPERWHLVIEIDLQAVVLGTGLAAPIMQKQGGGVIINTASMAGLYPHRQDAVYGAAKGGVVNFTHSLAHWSAERNIRVNCVCPGIVDTPLVRRGLEAATRAGVKSWMPSKIIQPEEIADAVALLVRDDSLFGCTLEVRPTGRQIVDPRPAPGSKQRTN
- a CDS encoding GNAT family N-acetyltransferase; protein product: MDDTQIEQLADLLIDCVEGGASVSFMHPLSRERAVAFWRNVAVGVAAGERALLVAEDDSGICGTVQLTLDLPENQPHRADLSKMLVRRRARRQGLGAALMRAAEATARECGRTLLVLDAVTGGDGARLYERLGWHRVGDIPNYALMPQGGFCSTTYFYRDLNA